The sequence ACGCCCCCAGCAGCGTCTTGGGACTGCTATTGGTGGTCGTGCTGGTGCTCCTGCTCGCGGGGTACATCCCCCGCGGCTTCTGAGTAGCCGGTCTTTGACTCAACCGCAACTCGTTTCTGATTCATTAGGGGTACATATATGTCACGCACACTTCTCGTGCTCGTTCTGATCGTGGCCGTCGTCGCCGGCCTGGGCTTTTACATGGGATGGTTCCATTTCTCATCGGGCAGTGACAACAACGATGCGCACATCACTGTGTCGGTGGACAAGGATCAAGTCCAGAAGGATATGGACAAGGCAGCGGACAAGGTCGAAACGACGACCCAGCAAGCTCCCGATGAGTAGCCCATCACAGCGGACTTCCGAACGCAGCAACCGAAGGAAACCGCAATGAACGCCATGTACCTGGGTACACAGAGACGGCAGA is a genomic window of Anaerobaca lacustris containing:
- a CDS encoding DUF3309 family protein, translated to MGLLLLIVLIVLLVGGLPRWGYSRNWGYAPSSVLGLLLVVVLVLLLAGYIPRGF